A part of Pleurocapsa minor HA4230-MV1 genomic DNA contains:
- the miaA gene encoding tRNA (adenosine(37)-N6)-dimethylallyltransferase MiaA produces the protein MLIVICGATASGKSRLALEIAQRLNSVIISADSRQIYREFNIGTAKPTVEEQKLVPHYQIDICDPTEVLTLAEYQQQTQQLIANYKSSIPLLVGGTGLYLDSITKGLKIPRVSPQPELRSQLAALGQTQIHAWLTQIDPVAAQKIHPNDQYRTLRALEVFYTTGIPISAQQGENPPNYPILQIGLDCEVEALDRRIASRVQQMIELGLVQEVQHLSDKYGNDLPLLNTLGYAEIKQYLAGELNLEQAIALIITHTRQFAKRQRTWFSKNQQISWFDHTSPDLIEKVWCQVQEFIAS, from the coding sequence ATTAGTGCCGATTCTCGTCAGATCTATCGGGAATTTAATATCGGTACGGCAAAGCCAACTGTAGAGGAACAAAAGTTAGTTCCTCACTATCAAATAGATATTTGTGACCCAACAGAGGTATTAACCCTGGCAGAATATCAACAGCAAACACAGCAATTAATTGCTAACTATAAATCGAGTATTCCCTTGCTAGTTGGTGGTACAGGACTATATTTGGACTCGATTACCAAAGGTTTGAAAATTCCGCGAGTATCCCCGCAACCCGAATTGCGATCGCAACTAGCTGCTTTAGGACAAACTCAAATTCACGCTTGGTTAACTCAAATTGACCCTGTAGCTGCACAAAAAATTCATCCTAACGATCAATATCGTACCTTAAGAGCCTTAGAAGTCTTTTACACTACAGGGATACCTATTTCGGCTCAACAGGGTGAAAATCCCCCAAATTATCCCATTTTGCAGATTGGTTTAGATTGTGAAGTTGAGGCTTTAGATCGGCGTATTGCATCCCGTGTTCAACAGATGATTGAGCTGGGATTAGTTCAAGAAGTTCAACATCTCTCGGATAAATATGGCAACGATCTGCCACTACTAAATACTTTGGGTTATGCCGAAATTAAACAATATTTAGCTGGGGAGTTGAATTTAGAACAGGCGATCGCTTTAATCATTACCCACACTCGCCAGTTTGCTAAACGCCAGCGTACTTGGTTTAGCAAGAATCAACAGATTAGTTGGTTCGATCATACCAGTCCCGATCTTATAGAAAAAGTTTGGTGTCAAGTTCAAGAATTTATTGCTAGCTAG